Sequence from the Clostridia bacterium genome:
GCCACCTGCTCGTGCTGGCAGGCAAAAAGGTTACCGGTCCGACCCAGGCCGGTCTGGATCTCGTCCACGATGAGAAGGACGCCATGGCGGGAAGTAAGCTCGCGCGCCCGGGTCAGATACCCCGGCGGAGGCACCACGATGCCGCCTTCTCCCTGAATGGGTTCTACAATGAAGGCGGCAGCAGGACGCTCTTTAAGGGCTTGCTCCAGTGCCGCCGCATCTCCGTAAGGAATGCAACGGCAGTCCGGGACCAGAGGCTCGAAGGGACGCTGGTACTTGTCCCTTCCGGTAACCGACAAAGCTCCCAGGGTCTTCCCGTGGAAAGAACCCTCACAGTAGATGAGGCCTGTCCTGCCCGTAGCCGCTCGCGCCAGTTTCAGCGCCCCTTCCACCGCCTCGGCCCCGCTGTTACAGAAGAAGCAATGGCGCAGGTTTCCCGGCGCCACTTCCGCCAGATTGTGGGCCAGGGCCGCGGCCAGGGGGTTCAACGATGCCTGCAGGAGGTTGGGTCGCTGCTTGACCTTCTCCAGTGCCGCCAGTACCTGCGGCGGGTTGTGACCGAGGTTCAGCGCTCCGTAGGCGCCCAGGCAGTCGAGGTAACGGTTGCCCTCGGCATCCCAAAGGCAGGGTCCCTCGGCCCGCACGAAGCGCTTGTCAAAGTCCAGCAGTCCCAGGACGGCAGCCAGACCCGGATTAACGTATTCCTTGTAGAGCTTGCCTACGGTGGCCCGGTCGAACTCCAGGGCCTCATCCAAAGTGAACATGCGAATGCCCGCCCTTCTGCCTTAGCCTATTCTTGCCAGCGGACGCTCGACCTCCGTGTGTACCGCCGGAGCGCGCGCCAGCCTCACCAGTAACGGGCCACCGGCAATTATCCCCGCATAGTAAGTGAGGAGCCGCCAGGTGGCCACGAAGCCGGCCAGTACCGGGGCCGGCACCAGGGAAGCGAACAGGGAGGCGTATCCTACTTCCGCTACCCCGCTGGCGCCGGGAAGTGGCACGTAGCAGAACAGGAAATAAAGCAGTACCTGACGAATGGTAGCCGCGGCCCAG
This genomic interval carries:
- a CDS encoding aspartate aminotransferase family protein, coding for MFTLDEALEFDRATVGKLYKEYVNPGLAAVLGLLDFDKRFVRAEGPCLWDAEGNRYLDCLGAYGALNLGHNPPQVLAALEKVKQRPNLLQASLNPLAAALAHNLAEVAPGNLRHCFFCNSGAEAVEGALKLARAATGRTGLIYCEGSFHGKTLGALSVTGRDKYQRPFEPLVPDCRCIPYGDAAALEQALKERPAAAFIVEPIQGEGGIVVPPPGYLTRARELTSRHGVLLIVDEIQTGLGRTGNLFACQHEQVAPDILCLAKSLGGGIMPVGAFITTPELWQRAYGGMDKCLLHTSTFGGNTWAMAAGLAALKTLVEENLAEEARKKGEFLRQRLAERVETHPLVKAVRGRGLMIGIEFVGKEQGLLDRLTGGMTARLREEYTASLVAGLLLNEYHILTAYTLNNPNVIRLEPPLTITYEDLDRVVGALEAILGEHGSFGSLALASSRTLLKSLFRKE